The uncultured Bacteroides sp. DNA segment CCAACGAATTGAAGACCGATAACGTGCTGCATTTCCTACCTGCGTTTGACGAATATGTGATCAGCTATAAAGACAGAACCGCAATCTTAGCATTAGAGCTTCAGTCCAAAGCTTTCACTAAAAATGGAACCTTCTACCCAAACATCATGTATAATGGTGAAATAGTGGGTGTATGGAAAAAGTTAGTCTCCAAAGCAGGAATCAGTTTTGAAACGACATTTTTTGAGCAAAACTTCAACATCGAGAAGGAGGCATTGGCAAAAGCAGAAAATACTTATCGGAGATTTTTAGGAGGAATTGCATCCAAATAAAGCGGCCTGATCACTAAATAATGCTCGTGCATGAAAGCGTTATGTTTCGTGCACGAAGAAGAAATCTTTCGTGCACGGCCTCCAACTCTTTCGTGTACGTTTCCCAAAGGCCTTATTTCTCCCTGTTTTTCGGAGATATATTGTCGATATTTCGGTATTGGCGGTTGCCTTTCAACGAGAGGTTGTGAGAAAGACTCGATAGACGCCGTTTGGACAGAAGATTGTTCGTTTGTTTTTTTATTGTAACTTTGCGCCAAAATAGAACAAAATGCAATATTTTGGCGAGGTACTCTCAATCGGTGTGGCTGTTTCGTGGACGGCTACTGCTCTTTTTTCCGAAGTAGCGAGCAAACGACTTGGCTCATTGCAACTAAATGTCATCCGCATGTCACTCTCCCTACTCATGTTGGGTGCTACTTTATGGTGGTTTACAGGAGTTCCTTATCCCACTTATGCCGATGGAGAAGCTTGGTTTTGGCTTTCACTTTCCGGTTTCGTCGGTTATGTTTTGGGCGATTACTGCCTCTTCAATTCCTATGTTTTAATTGGCTCCCGTTTCGGTCAACTGTTTATGACACTGGCCCCCATCTCTGCCGCCATCTCCGGCTGGATAATTTTGGGAGAGAAACTCTCCTTGCAAACACTGGCGGGCATGCTCATCACGCTGGCAGGTATCGGCTTGTCCGTGTTGAGTAGAGGAACCACCCATCGAATCGGTCTCAAACTGCCATTGAAAGGCGTGCTGTTCGGCGTTGGAGCCGGTGTGGGACAAGGCATCGGGCTCGTGTTGAGCAAGGTAGGGATGAATTATTATGAAATATCTATTCCGGCAAACATGACCCATGTTTCCGATTTGTTGCCTTTTGCTTCCACCTTTATTCGTGCCATCACAGGAGGAATTGGGTTTTTAGCAGTGATGTGGCTTAGCAATCAATTTCACACAATCCCCGTGGCCGTTCGTGACGGAAAAGGGATGAAAGCCGCTTTGGG contains these protein-coding regions:
- a CDS encoding DMT family transporter, with the translated sequence MQYFGEVLSIGVAVSWTATALFSEVASKRLGSLQLNVIRMSLSLLMLGATLWWFTGVPYPTYADGEAWFWLSLSGFVGYVLGDYCLFNSYVLIGSRFGQLFMTLAPISAAISGWIILGEKLSLQTLAGMLITLAGIGLSVLSRGTTHRIGLKLPLKGVLFGVGAGVGQGIGLVLSKVGMNYYEISIPANMTHVSDLLPFASTFIRAITGGIGFLAVMWLSNQFHTIPVAVRDGKGMKAALGATIFGPFIGVSVSLMAVQYTEAGIASTLMALTPIFILWPSHLFFKQKITVREIIGAIISVIGVSLFFI